A single window of Novipirellula aureliae DNA harbors:
- a CDS encoding 3-keto-disaccharide hydrolase, which yields MKLNMKQMIGLELLILLLAMLLQPSAFAEDMVAKSPFRSIFLGNDLTHWHGEATMDPRVLSAMPDAERAIKMDEWQKDAVAHWTAKDGELINDGHGVFLTSDEVYGDFELLIQYKTIPSADSGIYLKSNPQVQIWNHKAEKLSAGQDKGSGGLWNNSPGAAGKDPSQIADRPFGEWNEFRIQQVGARTSVWLNGKHVVDHATMENYWDRKMPLVPKGPIQLQTHGGEIRWREIKIREIDSEEANQILRSHRSEGFQSLFNGKDLSDWEGDVENYEVVGGAIRCRPGTGGVLHTEEEYADFIARVEFKLPPAGNNGLAIRYPGSGDPAYTGMCELQVLDTEHPNYAKIDPRQAHGSAYGMIPAHRGYLRPTGEWNFQEVTVQGTKIKVELNGSVILDGDLADVTEFMANTPHPGKDRKSGFFGFAGHGDAVEFRNVEIKRLP from the coding sequence ATGAAATTGAACATGAAGCAAATGATCGGATTGGAACTCTTGATTCTCCTGCTTGCCATGTTACTTCAACCATCCGCATTCGCTGAGGACATGGTTGCCAAGAGTCCGTTTCGTTCGATTTTCCTCGGCAATGATCTGACCCATTGGCATGGCGAAGCGACGATGGACCCGCGAGTGCTCTCGGCGATGCCGGACGCGGAGCGGGCGATCAAGATGGATGAGTGGCAAAAGGATGCTGTCGCACATTGGACCGCGAAAGACGGTGAGTTAATCAACGATGGCCACGGCGTCTTTCTGACATCCGATGAAGTTTATGGTGACTTCGAATTGTTGATCCAGTACAAGACGATCCCTTCCGCCGATAGCGGGATCTATCTCAAGTCGAATCCTCAAGTGCAGATTTGGAACCACAAGGCCGAAAAACTCTCCGCTGGACAGGACAAGGGATCGGGTGGACTCTGGAATAACTCACCCGGTGCTGCGGGCAAAGATCCAAGTCAGATCGCTGATCGCCCCTTTGGCGAGTGGAACGAGTTTAGGATCCAGCAGGTTGGAGCGCGTACGAGCGTTTGGCTCAATGGCAAACACGTTGTCGATCACGCAACCATGGAAAACTACTGGGACCGAAAAATGCCATTGGTTCCCAAAGGCCCGATCCAACTGCAGACGCACGGTGGTGAGATTCGCTGGCGCGAGATTAAAATCCGCGAGATTGATAGCGAGGAAGCCAATCAGATACTGCGTTCCCATCGCAGCGAGGGTTTCCAATCGCTGTTCAATGGGAAGGATTTAAGCGATTGGGAGGGAGACGTTGAAAACTACGAGGTGGTCGGCGGCGCGATCCGCTGTAGACCTGGTACCGGTGGCGTCTTGCATACCGAGGAAGAATATGCTGACTTCATCGCCAGGGTCGAGTTCAAGTTGCCGCCCGCTGGGAATAATGGGTTGGCAATCCGCTATCCCGGATCAGGCGATCCAGCCTATACGGGGATGTGTGAATTGCAAGTTCTCGATACCGAGCATCCCAACTATGCGAAAATTGATCCTCGTCAAGCTCACGGTTCCGCCTATGGAATGATCCCAGCACATCGCGGGTATTTGCGTCCTACCGGGGAGTGGAATTTCCAAGAGGTGACGGTCCAGGGAACCAAGATCAAAGTCGAACTGAACGGCTCCGTGATTCTTGACGGTGATCTTGCCGATGTGACTGAGTTCATGGCAAACACACCCCACCCAGGCAAGGATCGCAAAAGTGGATTCTTTGGTTTTGCCGGCCACGGGGATGCCGTTGAATTCCGAAATGTGGAAATCAAGCGATTGCCGTAA